The proteins below come from a single Pedobacter aquae genomic window:
- the galE gene encoding UDP-glucose 4-epimerase GalE, with product MTEKTVLVTGGLGYIGSHTVVELLMAGYQVIVVDNLSNSEHFILDRIIRITQKEPIFYQDDVCDLAAMSKIFKKHQVDVVIHFAAFKSVGESVEKPLLYYQNNLISLLNILQLIQENSVEGLVFSSSATVYGEPDELPATEETPFKKALSAYGSTKQMGEEILEKVCAAAAFQAISLRYFNPVGAHETALIGELPKGIPNNLFPYVTQTAKGKLAMLTVFGDDYHTADGTCVRDYIHVVDLAKAHLAACKRLINKACQGSSEVYNIGTGKGTTVLEIIKQFEATTGKPLAYQTGARRPGDAEAVYADSSKAEQELLWKATLNLKDMIQSSWAWENSL from the coding sequence ATGACAGAAAAAACGGTGTTGGTAACAGGCGGATTAGGCTATATAGGTTCACATACTGTGGTAGAGTTGCTTATGGCTGGTTACCAAGTAATTGTAGTAGATAATTTAAGTAATTCTGAACATTTTATTTTAGATAGAATCATCAGAATTACACAAAAAGAGCCTATATTTTATCAGGATGATGTTTGCGATTTAGCTGCCATGAGCAAAATTTTTAAGAAACATCAGGTAGATGTAGTTATTCATTTTGCAGCGTTTAAATCTGTTGGCGAATCGGTAGAAAAACCACTGCTTTACTATCAAAATAATCTAATATCTCTACTCAATATCTTACAATTGATTCAGGAAAATAGCGTAGAAGGTTTGGTTTTTTCGTCATCGGCAACGGTATATGGCGAACCAGATGAATTACCTGCTACAGAAGAAACACCATTTAAAAAAGCTTTATCTGCCTATGGAAGTACTAAACAAATGGGCGAGGAGATTTTAGAAAAAGTATGTGCTGCTGCTGCATTTCAGGCTATTTCTTTAAGATATTTTAATCCTGTTGGGGCACATGAAACCGCTTTAATTGGCGAGTTACCCAAAGGTATTCCTAATAATTTATTTCCTTATGTTACGCAAACTGCAAAAGGTAAATTGGCTATGTTAACTGTTTTTGGTGATGATTATCATACAGCAGATGGTACTTGTGTAAGAGATTATATTCATGTGGTTGATTTAGCAAAAGCGCATTTAGCAGCTTGTAAAAGGCTCATCAATAAAGCTTGCCAAGGTTCTTCTGAAGTTTACAATATTGGAACAGGTAAAGGAACAACCGTTTTAGAAATCATCAAACAATTTGAAGCTACAACAGGTAAACCATTAGCCTATCAAACAGGAGCTAGAAGACCAGGAGATGCTGAAGCTGTTTACGCAGATAGTAGCAAGGCAGAGCAAGAACTTTTATGGAAAGCTACCCTAAATTTAAAAGACATGATACAGTCTTCTTGGGCTTGGGAAAATAGTTTGTAG
- a CDS encoding sulfatase-like hydrolase/transferase — MAAHIARQSVKFITQNKNNPFFLYLATNDIHVPRAPNQQFVGKSGLGPRGDVILQLDWTVGEVVRALDSLKLTENTLIIFSSDNGPVLDDGYADFANEMLNGHTPAAHLRGGKYSAFDAATKVPLIAYWPKTIKPAVSSAAISQVDLYASLAALTQQPLAVKEAPDSFNMLDALLGKSAKSRSYIVQHAVNGTLSLIKNNWKYIEPGKGPKVYPVTNVESGNSANGLLYNLKQDPSEREDLLTQNPKKAKKLAKELKRIKENQATRLSK, encoded by the coding sequence TTGGCCGCTCATATCGCAAGGCAATCTGTAAAGTTTATCACTCAGAATAAAAATAATCCATTCTTCTTATATCTAGCTACCAATGATATTCATGTACCTAGAGCGCCTAATCAGCAATTTGTTGGAAAAAGTGGTTTAGGCCCTAGAGGGGATGTTATTTTACAACTCGATTGGACAGTTGGTGAAGTAGTAAGAGCTTTGGATAGCTTAAAACTGACGGAAAATACATTGATTATTTTTAGTAGTGATAATGGCCCTGTGTTAGATGATGGCTATGCCGATTTTGCTAATGAAATGCTTAATGGTCACACTCCAGCAGCTCATTTACGTGGTGGTAAATACAGTGCTTTTGATGCTGCTACAAAAGTTCCTTTAATAGCTTACTGGCCAAAAACTATTAAGCCTGCTGTTTCTTCTGCAGCTATAAGTCAGGTTGATTTATATGCTTCTCTAGCAGCGCTTACCCAGCAACCTTTAGCGGTAAAAGAAGCTCCAGACAGCTTTAATATGTTGGATGCACTTTTAGGGAAATCTGCTAAAAGTAGGTCTTATATTGTTCAACATGCGGTAAATGGTACTTTATCACTTATTAAAAACAATTGGAAATATATAGAACCTGGTAAAGGTCCAAAGGTATATCCGGTAACTAATGTAGAAAGCGGAAACTCAGCAAATGGTTTACTTTATAATCTGAAACAAGACCCATCAGAGCGGGAAGATTTACTTACCCAAAACCCTAAAAAAGCTAAGAAGTTGGCTAAAGAGCTTAAGCGTATAAAAGAAAATCAGGCTACCAGATTAAGCAAATAA
- the nagB gene encoding glucosamine-6-phosphate deaminase has product MLRLNLLEETRFEKLPVQVFDNPETASIHVAHKIAQLIKKKSADGEKVVLGLATGATPVLVYQELIRLHQQEGLSFKNVITFNLDEYYPMQPDAVQSYVHFMKQQLFNHIDIDMNHVHIPNGTLPEDEIADFCLSYEKKINDAGGLDLQILGIGRTGHIGFNEPGSAPNSGTRLVTLDDLTRRDASRDFGGKDNVPRKAITMGIGTIFKAREIVLMAWNEKKAAIVKKAVEGEISSEVPATYLQLSDQVTFILDKDAASALTRFHLPWLVKDCVWDKTLIRKAVVWLASTLQKPILKLTEEDYNNNGMAQLATEMGPVYNINIDVFNQIQHTITGWPGGKPKADDSQRPERALPAKKRVMVFSPHPDDDVISMGGTFIRLADQGHEVHVAYQTSGNTAVWDDDALRFVEFTIDFLKSQGFDSNSEQLAKQYQEMRDFINKKKPNQADTIPLRTIKGLIRKGEAIAGARYAGLPDENIHFQNLPFYDRNKSAKQANYEDDIQETMSLLRKIKPHQVFAAGDFADPHGTHKVCFDIIYEALKRLKATEDWVKDCWLWLYRGAWHEFEIHDIEMAVPLSPQEVARKRMAIFKHQSQKDIPVFPGDDAREFWVRAEERTSETAHRYNQLGLAEYEAIEAFVRFKF; this is encoded by the coding sequence ATGCTTAGACTTAACTTACTAGAAGAAACCCGTTTCGAAAAATTACCTGTACAGGTTTTTGATAATCCTGAAACTGCCTCTATCCATGTGGCCCATAAAATTGCTCAGCTGATTAAAAAGAAAAGTGCCGATGGAGAAAAAGTTGTTTTAGGTTTAGCTACGGGGGCAACACCAGTTTTAGTTTATCAGGAATTGATCAGGTTGCATCAGCAAGAGGGTTTAAGTTTTAAAAATGTTATCACTTTTAACTTGGATGAATATTACCCCATGCAGCCAGATGCTGTACAAAGTTATGTTCATTTCATGAAACAACAGCTTTTTAATCATATCGATATAGATATGAACCATGTGCATATCCCTAATGGTACTTTACCCGAAGACGAAATTGCAGATTTTTGCCTAAGTTATGAGAAGAAAATTAACGATGCTGGAGGTTTAGATTTACAAATTTTAGGTATCGGTAGAACCGGGCATATTGGTTTTAACGAGCCAGGTTCGGCACCAAACTCGGGCACACGTTTAGTTACTTTAGATGATTTAACCAGAAGAGATGCTTCCCGAGATTTTGGGGGTAAAGATAATGTACCTCGTAAAGCCATTACAATGGGAATTGGCACCATTTTTAAAGCTCGTGAGATTGTCTTAATGGCTTGGAACGAGAAGAAAGCCGCTATTGTAAAGAAAGCTGTTGAGGGCGAAATTTCTTCTGAAGTACCAGCAACCTATCTACAACTGTCAGACCAGGTTACTTTTATTTTAGATAAAGATGCAGCTTCGGCATTAACCCGTTTCCATTTGCCTTGGTTGGTAAAAGATTGTGTCTGGGATAAAACGCTAATCAGAAAAGCTGTTGTTTGGTTGGCTTCTACACTTCAAAAACCAATTTTAAAGCTCACGGAAGAAGATTATAATAATAACGGTATGGCACAATTGGCAACAGAGATGGGGCCGGTTTACAATATCAATATTGATGTTTTTAACCAAATACAGCATACCATTACCGGTTGGCCGGGTGGTAAACCAAAGGCTGATGATTCGCAGCGCCCAGAAAGAGCTTTGCCGGCGAAAAAGAGGGTTATGGTATTTTCACCGCATCCAGATGATGATGTGATTTCTATGGGCGGTACTTTTATCCGCTTGGCAGACCAAGGGCATGAAGTTCATGTAGCTTATCAAACATCTGGAAATACAGCCGTTTGGGATGATGATGCCCTACGTTTTGTGGAGTTTACGATAGATTTCTTGAAATCTCAAGGTTTTGATAGCAATAGCGAGCAGCTGGCTAAGCAATATCAAGAGATGAGGGATTTTATCAATAAGAAAAAACCTAATCAGGCAGATACCATTCCTTTAAGAACTATTAAGGGCTTAATCAGAAAAGGAGAAGCTATTGCAGGCGCTAGGTATGCTGGTTTACCCGATGAAAATATCCATTTCCAAAATCTTCCTTTTTACGATAGAAATAAAAGCGCAAAGCAAGCTAATTATGAGGATGATATCCAAGAAACCATGTCTCTGTTGCGAAAAATAAAACCTCATCAGGTTTTTGCTGCCGGAGATTTTGCCGACCCACATGGTACACATAAAGTTTGTTTTGATATCATTTATGAAGCTTTAAAAAGATTGAAAGCAACCGAAGATTGGGTTAAAGATTGTTGGTTATGGCTATATCGTGGTGCTTGGCATGAGTTTGAGATTCATGATATAGAAATGGCTGTTCCACTTTCTCCGCAAGAGGTAGCTCGTAAGCGTATGGCTATATTTAAGCATCAATCTCAAAAAGATATTCCGGTTTTCCCGGGTGATGATGCTCGTGAATTTTGGGTGAGGGCAGAAGAAAGAACCAGCGAAACAGCACATCGCTACAATCAATTAGGCTTGGCAGAATATGAAGCTATTGAGGCTTTTGTACGTTTTAAATTTTAA
- a CDS encoding sulfatase-like hydrolase/transferase — MLRFQFLLFLIIFSATSFAQKRPNIVLIYTDDLGYGDLSCYGATKIKTPHIDKLAAKGLRFTNGFATSATCTPSRFSLLTGKYAWRKSGTNIAPGNAGLIIPTETPTLPAMLQKAGYKTGAVGKWHLGLGPDGGPDWNGTIKPGPLEIGFDYCFLIPATADRVPTVFMENRHIINLDPKDPIEVNYKKKVGNEPTGEENPELLKMKLSEGHAQTIVNGISRIGYMSGGKKHFGKMKNWPLISQGNL; from the coding sequence ATGTTGAGATTCCAATTTTTACTTTTCTTAATCATTTTTAGTGCTACTTCCTTTGCTCAAAAACGGCCTAATATTGTACTTATTTATACCGATGATTTAGGCTATGGCGATTTAAGTTGTTACGGCGCAACCAAAATAAAAACACCACATATAGATAAATTAGCAGCAAAAGGTTTACGTTTTACCAATGGTTTTGCTACATCTGCTACTTGTACGCCATCAAGGTTTTCTTTGTTAACGGGTAAATACGCATGGCGGAAATCAGGGACAAATATAGCTCCCGGAAATGCAGGATTAATCATCCCAACCGAAACACCAACTTTACCTGCCATGTTGCAAAAAGCAGGTTATAAAACTGGTGCGGTAGGCAAGTGGCATTTGGGTTTAGGACCAGATGGTGGTCCGGATTGGAATGGTACTATTAAGCCTGGGCCTTTAGAAATAGGTTTTGATTATTGTTTTCTTATCCCGGCAACGGCAGACCGTGTACCAACCGTTTTTATGGAAAATCGCCATATCATCAACCTAGATCCTAAAGACCCTATAGAAGTTAATTACAAGAAAAAAGTAGGAAATGAGCCTACAGGAGAAGAAAATCCAGAGCTTTTGAAAATGAAACTCAGCGAAGGTCATGCGCAAACCATTGTAAACGGCATTAGTAGAATTGGTTACATGAGCGGTGGTAAAAAGCACTTTGGAAAGATGAAGAATTGGCCGCTCATATCGCAAGGCAATCTGTAA
- a CDS encoding hybrid sensor histidine kinase/response regulator transcription factor, with translation MSKRSLLIVFLFCYAALAYGQLSFDHISISSGLSQSTVLSIYKDSRGYMWFGTRDCLNRYDGRSIKIYKNNPNDSSSISTNDYIYSIYEDSNKNLWIGTQDGLNRYIPESDSFERFKSNPKDRNSISDRIVLAIHQGKDGKLFFGTNYGLSILSSPKARNFKKLYQKDGLAGNIVYGLFEDSKKRVWIGTTTGLSVLTFKNNKPYLKSYFHQKGNINSISGNSIKTIAEDAEGNIWIGTETSGLNKFIESSQSFIRYQVKPLEKNSISSNNIRKIIKDRKGNLWIATMMGLNILNTKDMKFTLYRHDSENPNSLSDNSIKEIYEDDQGSIWLGTMFGGVNVKHPNTIPFTVEKHSKYRNSISSDIISVITADKSGNLWIGTEGQGLNYYDKASQRYTQFVNNPLNTSSLGHNTVKDIFTDSRGNIWIGLFQGGLDLYNPQTGVFKHYNPDPNNPKAISYGYVSSITEDKDGRLWVATSSKGINLFDRESQTFSVYDTSKNSKIKLSSSYIRKIFCDSKGNLWVGTAKGLNLIPYRSTKTIFFLKNAASKSALQSSHINDIVEDSKGQIWIGSHHGGLSLYVPENKSFITYSTESGVGSNNIISILEDKEGYLWVSTDRGLSKFDIQRKIFKNYTVADGLPANEFNYNSAFKDKNGKLYFGSYNGLVSFQPKEIEENKSIPKVVFSGLKLFNKPVGINSSDGLLEKDISFTEEIVFKANQNIFTIDFLALNYINPERNKYAYKLDGFEKDWNYVSTPSATYTNLPPGKYDFLVKASNNDGLWNPEATKLVIIIKPPFWKTWWAYLLYFIMASGLLFLVIRFFRRQARLETQLYYEHLNTQKIEELYQLKLDFFTRISHEIRTPLTLIFAPLENLIKQTTAQEGVNKQIVHIKNNAERLLRLITELLDFRKIETGNMKILVQQHNLVAFCQKVFNSFTSIAESRQIDFNFKSHQEQLPVFFDVNQMEKVLYNILSNAFKYTPDGGTIVLALADDENEIHITVEDNGIGISLADQKKIFTNFYQAKQSTHKKEGWGIGLALSKNIVEQHHGCISLMSQPETEQATGKTSFKVSLKKGQAHFTREEFAQEGDVLENQRVWLPEIDLYSQPFVEEEALPLQEKKYTILIVEDNDELRTFIKQSLDKYYHILESVNGLQAWELAIEQLPEIIISDVNMPVMDGFELCSKLKQEERTSHIPVILLTAMAANMHQIGGLEAGADIYLTKPFSIQVLELSVKNLLAGREALKERYSKQVMLMPRKLELESPDEKFLNKLMQLVEDNLEDPEFNVTSLVVEIGMSQTVLYKKIKALTDLSITDFIKSVRLKRAAQLLEDNQLSIAEIAYSVGFNDRKYFSKEFKKQFGKAPSDFVGGEV, from the coding sequence ATGTCTAAACGTAGCCTGTTAATTGTCTTTTTGTTTTGCTATGCTGCTTTAGCTTATGGTCAGTTATCTTTTGATCATATTTCTATCAGTAGTGGCTTGTCTCAAAGTACAGTGCTCTCTATTTATAAAGATAGCAGAGGCTACATGTGGTTTGGAACTAGAGATTGCTTAAACCGTTATGATGGGAGAAGCATCAAAATCTATAAAAACAATCCAAATGATTCATCTTCTATCAGTACCAATGACTATATCTATAGCATTTATGAAGACAGCAATAAAAATTTATGGATAGGCACACAAGACGGTTTAAATCGTTACATCCCAGAAAGTGATTCTTTTGAGCGTTTTAAATCAAATCCTAAAGACAGAAATAGCATCAGCGATAGAATTGTATTGGCTATTCACCAAGGAAAGGATGGCAAACTATTTTTCGGAACCAATTATGGCTTAAGTATTTTATCATCGCCAAAAGCAAGAAATTTTAAAAAGTTATATCAAAAAGACGGCTTAGCCGGGAATATAGTTTACGGTCTTTTTGAAGATAGTAAGAAAAGGGTTTGGATAGGTACAACAACTGGTTTATCTGTTTTAACTTTTAAAAATAACAAGCCTTATCTGAAATCATATTTTCATCAAAAAGGCAATATAAATAGTATCAGCGGTAATTCTATCAAAACTATAGCAGAGGATGCCGAAGGGAATATTTGGATAGGTACAGAAACCAGCGGCCTAAATAAGTTTATAGAAAGTAGCCAAAGTTTTATACGTTATCAGGTTAAACCTTTAGAGAAAAATAGTATAAGTAGTAATAACATCCGTAAGATTATTAAAGATAGAAAAGGTAATTTATGGATAGCCACCATGATGGGTTTAAATATCCTGAATACCAAGGATATGAAGTTTACCCTTTATCGTCATGATTCTGAAAATCCTAATAGTTTAAGTGATAATTCTATCAAAGAAATTTATGAAGACGACCAAGGTTCAATCTGGTTAGGAACCATGTTTGGCGGCGTAAATGTTAAGCATCCTAACACTATCCCTTTTACAGTAGAAAAGCATAGTAAATATAGAAATAGTATCAGTAGTGATATTATAAGTGTAATTACGGCAGACAAAAGCGGTAATTTATGGATAGGAACAGAAGGACAAGGTTTAAACTATTATGATAAAGCAAGTCAGCGTTATACCCAGTTTGTAAATAATCCGCTCAATACAAGTAGTTTAGGGCATAATACGGTTAAAGATATTTTTACCGATAGTAGAGGTAATATTTGGATTGGTCTTTTTCAAGGAGGTTTAGACCTTTACAATCCGCAAACGGGTGTTTTCAAACATTATAATCCAGACCCAAATAATCCTAAAGCTATTAGTTATGGCTATGTAAGTAGCATTACCGAAGATAAAGATGGCCGTTTATGGGTAGCAACATCATCTAAAGGAATTAATCTTTTTGACCGCGAGAGCCAAACATTTAGCGTTTACGATACTAGTAAGAACTCCAAAATAAAGTTAAGCAGTAGTTACATCAGAAAAATATTCTGCGACTCTAAAGGTAACTTATGGGTGGGTACAGCAAAAGGTCTTAATTTAATTCCATACAGAAGTACAAAAACTATCTTTTTTTTAAAGAATGCAGCTTCTAAAAGCGCTTTGCAATCTAGCCACATCAATGATATTGTAGAAGATAGTAAAGGACAAATTTGGATAGGTTCGCATCATGGAGGTTTAAGTTTATATGTGCCTGAAAATAAGAGCTTTATTACTTATTCTACAGAAAGTGGTGTGGGTAGTAATAACATCATCAGTATTTTAGAAGATAAAGAAGGCTATTTATGGGTAAGTACAGATAGAGGTCTTTCTAAATTTGATATCCAAAGAAAAATATTTAAAAATTATACCGTAGCAGATGGTTTACCTGCTAATGAGTTCAATTATAACTCGGCTTTTAAAGATAAAAATGGAAAGCTGTATTTTGGTAGTTATAATGGCTTAGTAAGTTTCCAGCCTAAAGAAATAGAAGAGAATAAAAGCATCCCTAAAGTAGTATTTTCTGGTTTGAAGTTATTTAATAAACCAGTAGGCATTAATAGTTCTGATGGTTTGTTAGAAAAAGATATCTCCTTTACAGAAGAGATTGTTTTTAAGGCAAATCAGAACATTTTTACCATAGACTTTTTAGCTTTAAACTATATCAACCCAGAGCGTAATAAATACGCATATAAATTAGATGGTTTTGAAAAAGATTGGAACTATGTTAGCACACCATCAGCAACTTATACCAATTTGCCTCCGGGTAAGTATGATTTTTTAGTTAAAGCCAGTAATAATGATGGTTTGTGGAATCCAGAAGCCACCAAATTAGTTATAATCATAAAACCACCATTTTGGAAAACCTGGTGGGCTTATTTATTATATTTTATCATGGCTTCTGGCTTGCTTTTTTTAGTCATCAGATTTTTTAGAAGACAAGCCCGGTTAGAAACTCAATTATATTACGAACACTTAAATACCCAGAAAATAGAAGAATTATATCAGTTAAAGCTCGATTTTTTTACCAGAATATCTCATGAAATTAGAACACCTTTAACATTAATATTTGCGCCATTAGAGAATTTAATTAAACAAACTACGGCACAAGAAGGGGTTAATAAGCAAATCGTTCATATTAAAAACAATGCGGAGCGTTTATTAAGGCTTATTACCGAGTTACTAGATTTTAGAAAGATAGAAACTGGTAACATGAAAATCTTGGTGCAGCAACATAATTTAGTAGCCTTTTGTCAGAAAGTTTTTAACTCTTTTACCAGTATTGCAGAAAGCAGACAAATAGATTTTAATTTCAAAAGCCATCAAGAGCAATTACCTGTGTTTTTTGATGTTAACCAGATGGAGAAAGTGTTGTATAACATTTTATCCAATGCTTTTAAATACACGCCAGACGGTGGTACCATTGTTTTAGCTTTAGCTGATGATGAAAACGAGATACATATAACCGTTGAAGATAACGGGATAGGTATATCATTGGCAGACCAAAAAAAGATATTTACCAATTTTTATCAAGCTAAGCAAAGCACTCATAAAAAAGAGGGTTGGGGAATTGGCTTAGCTTTATCAAAAAATATTGTTGAGCAGCATCATGGTTGTATTAGCTTGATGAGTCAGCCAGAAACAGAACAAGCCACCGGCAAAACATCCTTTAAAGTAAGCCTTAAAAAAGGTCAGGCACATTTTACCAGAGAAGAATTTGCTCAAGAAGGTGATGTTTTAGAAAACCAACGCGTTTGGTTACCCGAGATTGATTTATACTCACAACCTTTTGTTGAAGAAGAAGCGCTACCATTACAAGAGAAAAAATACACCATTTTAATTGTAGAGGATAACGACGAATTGAGAACTTTCATTAAGCAGTCATTAGATAAGTATTACCATATATTAGAAAGTGTAAACGGTTTACAAGCATGGGAGTTGGCTATAGAACAACTGCCAGAAATCATCATCAGCGATGTAAATATGCCTGTGATGGATGGTTTTGAACTTTGTTCGAAACTTAAACAGGAAGAAAGAACTAGCCATATTCCAGTGATTTTATTAACCGCTATGGCTGCCAATATGCATCAAATTGGTGGTTTAGAGGCTGGGGCCGATATTTACCTAACGAAACCATTTAGTATCCAAGTTTTAGAGTTAAGCGTTAAAAATTTATTAGCAGGCAGAGAGGCTTTAAAAGAAAGATACAGCAAGCAAGTGATGTTGATGCCAAGGAAGCTAGAGCTTGAATCTCCGGATGAAAAATTCTTGAACAAGCTGATGCAATTGGTAGAAGATAACCTAGAAGATCCAGAGTTTAACGTAACCAGTTTGGTGGTAGAAATAGGGATGAGCCAAACCGTTTTATACAAAAAAATTAAAGCTTTAACAGATTTATCTATCACAGATTTTATCAAATCTGTGAGATTGAAAAGAGCAGCCCAGCTTTTAGAAGACAACCAACTTAGCATCGCCGAAATTGCTTATTCTGTAGGTTTCAATGATCGTAAATACTTCAGTAAAGAATTTAAAAAACAATTCGGCAAAGCTCCTTCTGATTTTGTAGGCGGTGAGGTGTAA
- the glmM gene encoding phosphoglucosamine mutase gives MTLIKSISGIRGTIGGKTGEGLTPPDILKFTAAFGKWVISKTNNPKIVIGRDARISGAMVNNLVTGTLQSLGIDVIDIGLSTTPTVEIAVPLEEAGGGIILTASHNPKEWNALKLLNHKGEFISDADGKEVLQLAEQEFDYASVDQLGKVYHKTHFVQQHIAMILDLPLVDREAIKAANFSIVVDAVNSSGGLFIPQLLKALGVNQVHELFCEPDGHFPHNPEPLAEHLTELSALVIKEKAHLGIAVDPDVDRLCFVCEDGQMFGEEYTLVAVADYILQHQPGATVSNLSSTRALRDITRKAGETYAASAVGEVNVVNLMKANNAVIGGEGNGGIIYPELHYGRDALVGIALFLTYLAKKKHSVSALRKSYPAYYMSKNKITLSASQSIDDILEQLKNKYQHEDCNTIDGLKIDFKDQWVHLRKSNTEPIIRVYAEAKSEAAAVAIANQIMEDIKALS, from the coding sequence ATGACTTTAATCAAATCTATATCAGGAATAAGAGGGACTATTGGCGGTAAAACAGGTGAGGGTTTAACACCACCAGATATATTGAAATTTACAGCCGCTTTTGGCAAATGGGTAATATCCAAAACAAATAATCCTAAAATTGTGATAGGCAGAGACGCCCGAATTTCTGGCGCTATGGTAAACAATTTAGTTACCGGAACTTTGCAAAGTTTGGGTATAGATGTTATTGATATTGGTCTTTCTACCACTCCAACGGTAGAAATTGCAGTCCCACTAGAAGAAGCTGGCGGTGGTATTATTCTTACGGCTAGTCATAATCCCAAAGAATGGAATGCCCTAAAATTGTTAAACCATAAAGGCGAGTTTATTAGCGATGCTGATGGTAAAGAAGTATTGCAATTGGCAGAACAAGAGTTTGATTATGCAAGTGTAGACCAATTAGGTAAAGTTTACCATAAAACCCATTTTGTACAGCAGCATATAGCTATGATTTTAGATTTACCTTTGGTAGATAGGGAAGCTATAAAAGCGGCCAATTTTAGTATTGTTGTAGATGCGGTAAACTCCAGCGGTGGCTTATTTATCCCTCAGCTATTAAAAGCTTTAGGTGTAAACCAAGTTCATGAACTGTTTTGCGAGCCTGATGGTCATTTTCCGCATAATCCAGAACCTTTAGCAGAGCATTTAACAGAACTTTCGGCTTTAGTGATAAAGGAAAAAGCACATTTAGGAATAGCTGTCGACCCTGATGTTGATCGTTTATGCTTTGTTTGTGAAGACGGGCAAATGTTTGGAGAAGAATATACTTTAGTGGCTGTCGCCGATTATATTTTACAACACCAACCAGGAGCTACAGTTTCTAACTTATCATCAACTAGGGCATTGAGAGATATCACCAGGAAAGCAGGCGAAACTTATGCTGCTTCTGCCGTTGGCGAGGTTAATGTGGTAAATCTCATGAAAGCTAATAATGCTGTTATAGGTGGCGAAGGTAATGGTGGTATCATTTATCCTGAATTACATTATGGAAGAGATGCTTTGGTGGGCATTGCTTTGTTTTTAACTTATCTAGCTAAGAAAAAGCACTCTGTTTCTGCGTTAAGAAAAAGCTATCCGGCTTATTACATGTCTAAAAATAAAATCACGTTAAGTGCATCACAATCTATAGATGATATTTTAGAGCAATTAAAAAATAAGTATCAGCATGAGGATTGTAATACCATAGATGGTTTAAAAATAGATTTTAAAGACCAATGGGTGCACCTGAGGAAATCTAATACAGAACCTATCATCAGGGTTTATGCGGAGGCAAAATCTGAAGCCGCGGCTGTGGCAATTGCCAATCAAATTATGGAGGACATAAAAGCATTATCATGA